In one window of Oncorhynchus kisutch isolate 150728-3 linkage group LG16, Okis_V2, whole genome shotgun sequence DNA:
- the LOC109906877 gene encoding uncharacterized protein LOC109906877, whose protein sequence is MSKLICVALLLVFLVSIWCHNTVSSTKWSVRDVLRKCRCKVLPNGREICRKPLFPKTPEETKQLIKCFCRKYNLYKHGAKLNLETKRDLEKCSFIWSNPF, encoded by the exons ATGTCCAAGCTCATCTGTGTGGCTCTCCTACTGGTCTTTCTGGTCTCCATTTGGTGCCACAACACAG TCTCTTCTACCAAATGGTCTGTGAGGGACGTGCTCCGTAAGTGTCGGTGCAAAG TTCTTCCCAATGGGAGAGAGATCTGCCGCAAGCCACTCTTTCCCAAAACCCCTGAGGAGACAAAGCAACTGATTAAATGCTTCTGCAGGAAATATAACTTGTATA AACACGGTGCAAAGCTGAACTTAGAGACAAAGCGGGACTTGGAGAAATGTTCATTTATCTGGTCCAACCCCTTCTGA